The genomic DNA AAAGCCAATGACCGGCTCCATGACATTCAGCTCCAACTGTCCGGCCTCGCTGGCCATGGACACGGTAACGTCATTGCCGACAACCGCATACGCAACCTGATTGACCACCTCGGGAATGACGGGATTGACCTTACCGGGCATGATCGTGGACCCGGGCTGCATGGGCGGAAGGTTGATTTCATTCAACCCGCAGCGGGGGCCACTCGAAAGCAGCCGTAGATCGTTGCATATCTTGGAAAGCTTGACGGCAACACGCTTGAGCACGCCGGAAAGCTGCACATAGGCTCCGGTATCCTGCGTCGCTTCCACAAGGTCGGGAGAGGACTTCAGGTTCAAGGTGGTGACTTCCACAAGTTTTTCCGTGACGGTCCGGGTATAATCGGGATGCGTGTTCAACCCTGTTCCGATGGCAGTGGCTCCCATGTTGATTTCGTAAATAAGGTTCTCAGCCTCATCAACTCGCTGGAGGTCTTCACCAATGGTCACGGCCCACGCAGTAAACTCCTGCCCGAGTGTCATGGGCACCGCATCCTGCAACTGGGTGCGCCCCATCTTGAGTACGTCGGCAAACTCCTCGCCCTTGGCAGCGAAATTCTTTCGCAAGTGCTTCATGGCCTCCATCAACTCGCGGATTTCCAGAATCAGCGCGATATTGAGAGCCGAAGGAAACACGTCATTGGTCGACTGGGACATGTTCACGTCATTGAGCGGATGCAGGTACTCGTACTGCCCTTTCTCATGCCCCATCAACTCCAGAGCGCGATTGCAGATAACCTCGTTGGCATTCATGTTGGCCGATGTCCCAGCTCCACCCTGAACGATGTCCACAACAAAATGGTCATGCAGCTTGCCCTCAAGCAATTCCTCGCAGGCGCGGGAAATGGCCCGACACTTTTCTTCCTCCAGTAGCCCGAGCGAGACATTGGCTTCAGCCGCAGCCGTCTTGACATAGGCCAGCGCGCTGATCAGCCTCGGATAATGCGACATGGTGATGCCGGAAATGTGGAAATTATCTTTGGCACGCAAAGTCTGCACACCGTAATAAACATCCTTTGGCACCTCGATTTCGCCAAGGCTGTCATGTTCTATGCGACAGGTATTATTCATTATTATCTCCTGATAGTATGTGCAGTCCAGTATTCGACGTCAGGCGAAATGTGCAGCATGCCCATCTCCTGCAAGACCTCGACACTCAGGACGACAAGGAAAAAGACGACAATTCCGTATCCGATCCATCTGGTCGATGAACCAGCCCCACCCTGCTTGACAAGAAGCAGACCGGGCAAAATTCCGAACAGCGTTCCTACGCCGACTCCCCCCACGATGTTGAGCGCCTCCAAAAACACATCCGGGTAAAAAATACTGACAAGCAACGGCGGCATGAAAGCGACTGCGGCCACGAACCATTTGTTGACCTTGCGCCCGCTGACGAGATCCCTGATAAAGCTGATGAGTGCGATGGCCGTGGCAATGTATGCCGTGGACATTGCCACGATGGCGAAGCCAAAGGCTACCTCGTTGAAAAACGATGAGGTGATCATCTTTCCCAAGGGGATGGTGGCAGGCTCGTTGAGCTTGAATGCCGAAATGATGTTGGCCCCGTTATTGCCTTCCATGGGAAGCGCCGCCATGACTGCCACTGTCCAGACAACCGTCATGACCATGCCGAGTCCCGACCCGAGCCAAATGGCCTTGGTCACCGCCCTGCGATCATTATCCAAAAACCGGCATACAGTGGGCACGATGTTGTGAAAATTGAACGCGACGACCAGAATCGGCAGGCCGCCGATGAAAAAGTGCCAATCCGCAGCCATGACGTCGCCCTTGTACATGTGCGGGATAACCATGCCGAGCATCAGAAGAAACAAGGTCCACATGGTCAGAATTAAGTAGGTATTCCCCTTTCGCAGAAACACTTCCCCCATGGACGCCAACCCGGTGACTACGGCAAAATAGATGCACAGCAGCACCCATTCCGGCAACGCTGGATGCAGCCAGCTCGTCACCACGGACATCACGCCTGCCAGATACGCCGTGAGCAATCCGTAAAAAATGATCAGATTGGCACCGACACTGATGTATTTACCCGTTTTCCCGAGCACCTGCTCAAAGAACGTCGGCAAATCAGCATGAGGATTCTCAGCCAGATACGGCTGGCGGGCGATGATGAGCGCACAAAAGGTCATGACGGCCCAGACCGCGAGCGCGCCGATGACAGACGGCAGCACACCGGCAGGCCCGAGATTGATGGGGAGAGCGAGAATTCCTGCGCCGATCATGTTTCCGGTGATGATGATGGCTGTGGTGAATATCGTGAAGAACTTCGGTCCGGAACGGGTCATGCAGCCTCCAAACAAGTGAATTGACGTGAAATTATGGTCAACCTACCCCAAAAATCGGAGAATTTGAACGAGATAATAAGACCTGTAACCAAATATATGCTTGCGTACCGGAGCACTTTCGGTTAACCGCTTCCACTGCGCGTCTGCGCCCATTACATATTATTGGAGTCATCATGAGTAATAAAGTCATCAACGAAAAGCTTCGCAACATCGCCATCATCGCCCACGTCGACCATGGCAAGACCACCTTGGTGGACGCTATGTTCAAACAATCGGGCCTGTTCCGTGAAGGTCAAGACGTGGACGACCGCATCATGGATTCCCAGGATCTTGAGCGCGAACGCGGTATCACCATTTCCGCCAAGAACTGCTCGGTCAACTGGAAGGGCGTAAAGATCAATATCATCGACACCCCCGGCCACGCCGACTTCGGCGGCGAGGTAGAACGTTCCATTTCCATGGCCGACGGTGCAATCCTGCTCGTCGATGCCTCTGAAGGTCCGCTGCCCCAGACCCGCTTCGTGCTGAAAAAAGCACTGGAGCAGGGCCTCTCCCTCATGGTCGTCATCAACAAGGTCGATCGTCAGGACGCCCGTCCGGCAGAAGTTCTGGACGAAATTTATGACCTGTTCATCGACCTCGAAGCCAGCGAAGAACAGCTCGACTTCCCGCTGCTCTACGCAATCGGCCGAGACGGCATTGCCATGGAAACCCCGGAAGAACGCGGCAAGAACCTGCACATCCTTCTGGACATGGTGCTCGATAAGGTCCCCGGCCCGAGCTACAACGAAGACGAGCCGTTCCAGATGCTCGTCTCTGATCTTTCCTACTCGGACTACGTCGGTCGTCTGGCCATCGGTAAAGTCCACCACGGCAAGGCCCAGTCCAATGACCAGCTCATCTGTCTGGCCGACGAAGGCAAGACCGTCCCGCTCAAGGTCACAAAGCTCCAGACCTACGACGGCTTGAAAGTTGTCCCCACAGACCAGTGTGATCCCGGCGACATCGTCGTCATCGCAGGCATCGAGGACGTCAAAATCGGCGACACGATCTGCAACAAGGAAGCTCCCAAAGCCCTGCCGCGCATCACAGTGGACGAGCCGACCGTTTCCATGCGCTTCGGCATCAACACCTCGCCGCTGGCAGGAAAAGAAGGCAAGCACGTCCAGACCAACAAAATCAAGGAACGCCTCCACAAGGAGACGCTGCTCAACGTCGCCATTCAGGTGGAAGACACCGAGAACCGCGACGCTTTCCTCGTCAAGGGACGCGGCGAATTCCAGATGGCCATTCTCGTCGAACAGATGCGCCGCGAAGGATTCGAACTCTCCGTTGGCCGCCCCGAGGTCATCATCAAGGAAGAGAACGGCAAAAAGCTTGAGCCCATCGAGCATCTCTTCATTGACTGCGATGAAGAATTCATGGGTATCGTCACTGAAAAGATCCAGACCCGCAAAGGGCGCATGTCCAACATGATCAACAACGGCACCGGTCGCGTTCGTCTTGAATTCTCCGTGCCGTCCCGCTCTCTCATCGGTTACCGTGACGAATTCCTGACCGACACCAAGGGCACCGGTCTCATGAACTCCTACCTTGAAGGCTACGACGAACACCGAGGTGATTTCACCTCCCGTTACACCGGCTCCCTCGTGGCTGACCGCGCGGGCAAAGGTGTTGCCTACGGCCTGTTCAACCTGGAACCCCGCGGCCGCATCTTCATCGTTCCCGGCGACCCCGTTTACGAAGGAATGATCATCGGCGAACACAACCGTGACAACGACATCAACGTCAACGCTTCCAAGGAAAAGAAGCTGACCAACATGCGCGCATCCGGCAAGGACGAGGCCGTCATCCTGACCCCGGTCAAGCCCATGACTCTGGAATACGCCTTGAACTTCATCAAGGATGATGAGCAGGTCGAGGTCACTCCCGAGTCCATCCGCCTTCGCAAGATCGAGCTTTCCGCTCTGGTCCGACACCGCACCGAAGGCAAGAAGAAAAAAGCTGAAATGAAATAGCGTCAGATATCAGAACAAAAAAAGGCTGTGATTGTTTCACAGCCTTTTTTTTGTCTTCATTATCAGGCGCTTTGATTATTTTGCGCTCTGCACTTTCATATATAGAATCAGCCCCGTCATGGTCAGGGCAATCCCGCTCCAACCCAGGATTCCGGGGGCCACATGCCCCAGCAGGACGGCTTCGCCGGCCAGAGAAAACACAACCTCCATGGATTGTGTGCAATCGGCCGCTGCAAGTTCCGCCGTGGACTGGGCGGAATGCCGCGCATACAAGAACAGGCTGGTGGCGATCACCCCGGAACAGACCGCAACGATGGCCGTCTGCAAAATCTGTCCGCCGGATGGAGGTGGAGGCGTGGTGACCAGAATCAGAATACCCCACAGCGGCAGCGAACCAAGCGTCAATAACAAAACACGACATACGGCGTCGTCCATGACCGGATGTGTAATGGAAGGAATAAATCGCCTCTTTGTGTGGCGGGCCTCCCACACAAGCTGGTTGCCGAAAGGATAGGCAAATGCGGCGACCAGCACGGGCAATGCACCCAACAGGGTATCCGTCAAATTTGCCGTTGACGCCTGCTCGATATTGACCAGCACGACACCGATGAAAATCACCAGTGTCAGGGCAACGGCCTTGAGCGGAACCTTCCTCCCGAATCCGAGAAGGACAAACGGCGTCGCCAGAATCGTGGTCTGCCATGTCGCCGCCACCACCCAGCCCGGACTGTAGACCGAACTGAATGTAATCAGTGCGTAAAACACACCGAACCCCACGCTGCCCGCCAATATCCAGAACAGAAAATACCTGCGGAATACTCCGAGAGCCTGTATCCCGAGCTTTCCCCTTCCGGTCACCACAAGCCAGACACCGAGAAAACCGAGCATCCAGAAATAGCGAAGGCTGGCGGACCAGACCCAATGCCCGCCCTCAAGGCTCATGACCCGGTTGAGAACAAAGGTGGAACTGAAAAACAGACTGGCAAGTACACCGACAAAAATGATTCGCAGCATGTGGCTCCATGGGGTTGGATATCGCCAGTCAATGCCACTTTCCACCAACGAAGTCCATTGACATCATATGGCAGCCGAGTAGACTTGTTTTAAAAACATACACTATTTCAACCGGAACCGGACGCATGAAACTACCATTCATCAAACAATCCACCATCGACTATTATCACGCCTGCAAAAAGCAGGGTTTGTCCCTTTTCGACTTCATCCACGGCTATGTCTACGGACGCTGGTGCTACCATTACATAGGTCTCGCCGGTGACAAGGAACCGTGGTGGCGCTGGTTGTGGGCACCGCTCATTCTCATCATCAACCACCACTCGCCCTTCAAGCCGACAGCAGACAGCAAGGTCGGCGATCCGAACCAGAAAAAACCGGTTTGGGGCGATACCTATCACGGCAAACCCATGCCGCTGGACGAAGCCACCAAACTCATCAAGCTTGACCGGCCGGTAAACACCGCCGTGTCGGAACAGGTGCTTCCCTATACTCGCGCCCGTGAAATCGTCCTCAGGAACCCGGAAAAGATCGTGGTCCTCGACTGTCCCTGCCGGTCCGGCATGGAAGATCCCTGCCTGCCACTTGATGTCTGCCTGCTCGTCGGTGACCCGTTCGCCAGCTTCATGCTGGAACACCACCCGGACAAGACCCGGCAGATAGACGCGGATGAGGCCGTACGCATTCTCAAGGCTGAAAATGCCCGCGGTCATGTGGCCCACGCCTTTTTCAAGGACATCATGCTCGGACGGTTCTACGCCATCTGCAACTGCTGCTCGTGTTGCTGCGGGGCCATGAAGGCCACCAAATCGGGTACGGAAATGCTCTGCTCTTCGGGATATCTTGCCGAGGTCGATGAAGAAAAATGCGTGGTCTGCGGCGTCTGTGCAGAAAAGTGCCAATTCAAGGCCATTGGATTCCGCAAGGGACATGCCTTTATCAGGGAAGACCGCTGCATGGGCTGTGGAGTCTGCGTGCAGGCCTGTGCCAAGGATGCCCTGTCACTCAGGCTCGCACCGGAAAAAGGCGCACCTCTTATTGTCGAAGACCTGTAAAAGGCCTCATGACGCATATCGGAATACTTTCGATGAACGAAAAAAATCCCGGCAGTAGCGTACTGCCGGGATTTTCACATATTCAGATGTACTGAAAACTGTTTCGTCCTGTTCTATCCCAATTCAATCTTCAAAGGGATAACATGCAGTTCCCGGCTCACCTCGCGGGTGGAACCGAGTTCCCATGTGGCAGAGGATTCGCCGGCGGCCTCGGCCACAGCGTCCGCGATACCCTGCACGTTGATGATCGGATGGCGTGAAAAAACCTGCGGAAGACCGTACGTCAAATTACAGGCCAGACACTTCCCCGGACGCTGGTTGAGTTTCAACTCAAAATTCAGGGCGTTGCCGTCGCTGCCTGCAAAACCAAGCTCGATGTCATAACTGCCATCTTCGGCATCGCCGAACAAGGCTTCAAAGAAATCATCGGTGCGCTCAGCCGGAAAAATGGACGCGAGCCGATCCTCGGTAAAAATATCGCCATACTGGGCCATGAACTATCCCCCGGGTGTGATAAATGAACGGTATATCCTCGTCAGTCGGTATGCTTTACAAAAAAACAGCCCGCGCTTCAAGACGTTTCGGCATAAGGCAAAACGGCAAGAAATCACACGCTATCGGAGGAAGAAAAACAACCCGATGCCCGACAGGAGCAATATGCCACACGGAGCGACCAGCTTCCGCCACGTCCGCGCCATATCGCATTCAAAATATTGGCAAGTCAGAATAAAACAGATATGGATGGGAGAAATCATAACCCCGGTAAAGCCAGCAAACAACGCAAGGACCAGATACGGCACCACCTGATCCTGCATGCCGAGCATATTCAGCACCCCGAGCAGCAGCGGAAATGTCGCTCCGACAAAAGCCACGCTGATACCCGAGACCATGCCAACAAGAAACGGCAGGAACATCGCCGATGCGAAAAGCGCAGCATCACCGCCAGCCACCCGCGCCATCTCCTCAACAACGCCTGCAGCCTGCATGACATCCTTGAATACGAAAACAGCCACAATGACAAACAGCATGGAACGCACGCTCTTGCCGACAAGCACGGTCCGTAAAAACTGAAATCCAAGTTGGGAATTCTGGGCCATGACACACCCCACACCGCCGCCAAGCGCAACGATCACCCCCCACTCGAAAGACATTCCCGGAGCAAAAGCCGAAATCGCGGTTTCCAGTCCGATGGCTCCGACAATGGCGATGAGCAACGGCAGTCCCTCTTTGAAAACCGCCCCCCGATTCCGTTCACCCGTCACGGGCTGAGACATCAAGTCCTTTGCCCCAAGTACCCCCGGACGCAAAAAGAAAAACCATCCCGCCAGCAGCATGACCAACGTACCGGGCCAGCTTTTTGAAATAAAATCGATAATAGGGATGTCGGCCAAACCAACAATAAGAATAAGCCCCGGATACAACGGCCAAAAAAGTTCCCAGACATGACGAAACCAGTAATTGACCACGGCCCGGTCACTGTTCCTGACGCACATGTCCTCGGATACGGTTTTCACCATGGGAGCGGAGAAAATCGCTCCTCCCGGCATGGGAAGCAGCCCGATAAGCGCGGGGAAAAACACAAGCCGAAGCCGCGGGCTGGTCAGGTACCCGGACAACGCCCCCATCAATCGCCTCGACTGCCCGGAGCGTTCCATGGCATCGGACAACACAAGTATCAGCCCCACAATGGCGGCCAGAAAAAGAAACTTTTCCTGCATCAAGGCCATGCCCCCGGTCTGGGCGAAAGAAACCGGTCCCATGCCAAACATGAGCCCCATGGCAAATCCGCCAATCAGAATGGACAAGCCAATGCCCAACCTGAACCTGATACCGGCAAGCATCAGGGCGAAAGCGGACAACACTTTGAAAAACGGGATGAACTTGAAAAGCAAAGATTCCATGGCAGACACTTCCTTTAAACTCAAGCGGAGCGTATGACTGAGCCTCTACCCGCTTTCGTATCAAATGAAAACCACAAGAACCGCTTCCCCATGACTGACGCCACCTCAAATGAGACGAGGTGACGAAACTCAAAACAATCCTCCATGAGTCATCCTCGAGAGAGCAACATCATTTTCTCTGAAAAGAACACACCCGATTCCACCCGCCTTGCCCACAGACACGCATTGCGCTATATTGTTGCGGACAAAAAAACGACACCCATTTTCTGGAGACACCACTTCATGGCAATGAATCCCAAACAGATACGCACACACATTTTCACGGTCATCATCAACAAGGTCGAGGAACAAGACGAAGACAAACGGCAGGAAGCCCTGACCGAATTCATGTCCGTCACCGGCACCGCGGGCAATGCCCCGGATCAGATTGCGGAAATGATCCCCCCCATCATGCATGACCTGTATGAAAAATGGATATCCATGTTCACCGACCGGCTTTTGGAAACAGTCGATGCCAGAAACCTCGAACTGCTCTGTGACGGAACGACCGACAACAACGCAGCCCTCGTGCTCGCCTACATCATGTTCCTTGAATCAGCCCGCATGGAAGAACAAATTCCCAAAGACCTCGCCGAACACGGCCTCAAGGCGTCGGGCAATGAAGACCTCGGAGACCTCGCCGCAAGCTATATCAGGACCCAGATGTCCAAAATCGCGGAACAGGCCGGCGACAAGGAACCCAAAGGCAACGCCTAAAGAGACATTGCATTCAACGAAAAAGCCCGCTTTCCCTTTTGGAAAAGCGGGCTTTTTTTCATGCAGTCAGACAGATCAGCCAACACCGTCACCGGCCTCGGCAATCGCCTTTTCCACGGCTTCGGCAATGACGTTCGGAGGATCGGCCATGCCTTCCTCCAGCATGCCCATCTGCAAGTTCAGCTCCCGCTGCACAGCCACTGCCAACGGGTTGAAATACTGCTTCCACAAGGCAACGGCCTTTTCCGGCTTTTCCAGACGCACCATGGTCAAACCGAGATATAAAAACGCATCCTTGTATTCTCTCTGGATACGCAGCGTCCGCTCGAATTCAAGCTTGGCCTGCCGGTACTTCCCGACACGATACAGACAGACGCCGAGGCGATACCTGACATCAGCATCATTCTTGTCGGTCTCCAGACATTCCTTGTATTTGAGGCATGCGTCATCCCAACTGCCGTCAACGTACAGGCTGTTGGCATCCTTGATGACCTCAATGCCTTCTGCTGTGGATGCCGCAGGCCCGTCAGCCTTTTCGTTCTTGATACGGCGCACCGCACCAAACAAAAAATTTCTTCGCGATTTGTCTATCTTCTTCTCGGCCATTCATCCCTCCGGTGCGACAGAATACCGATTTTTCAAAACCGGTCAACCGAACCGGGAATCGGTTGCCTTTTCAGAAACTTCATGGAATTCTTGTTCCATGAATTCCACTATCTGCGGCTGGACCGGCAGGGTCCTGCATATCGATCTGTCCACGCGCGAAATGGCAGCGCAGCATCCCGCACGCACACTCTACGAGACCTACCTCGGCGGCAAGGGACTGGCCGGTTATTTCCTGCGCCCCTATTGCACACGGGAATATACCGACCCGGAGCTTCCGGTACTCGTGTTTGCCGGCCCGCTGACAGGCACCATTGCCCCGACATCGGGCCGGGGAACCATCATGTCCCGTTCCCCGCTTACCGGGACAATCTGCGACTGCTCAGTCGGCGGACGACTCGCCACCCAACTGAAAAAAGCGGGCTGGGACGGCCTCATCATCACCGGGGCAAGCGACACCCCCTGTGGAATCGAAATTCACGATGACGACATTCAGATCAAGGATACCCCACTCTGGGGCGAAACCGTTGACGTCGTATTCGACAAACTCGACAAAAACGGAGCATCTGTCGCAACCATCGGACCGGCTGCGGAAAACGGAGCGCACATCGCCTCGATCATGGTGGATCGTCACCATGCGGCAGGGCGCGGCGGCCTCGGGCTGGTCTGGGCGGAAAAGAATCTCAAATACATAACCATCAAGGGAACCGGAAAAGTCCGCGTCCATGACCCCG from uncultured Pseudodesulfovibrio sp. includes the following:
- a CDS encoding pancreas/duodenum homeobox protein 1 is translated as MAQYGDIFTEDRLASIFPAERTDDFFEALFGDAEDGSYDIELGFAGSDGNALNFELKLNQRPGKCLACNLTYGLPQVFSRHPIINVQGIADAVAEAAGESSATWELGSTREVSRELHVIPLKIELG
- the typA gene encoding translational GTPase TypA, whose protein sequence is MSNKVINEKLRNIAIIAHVDHGKTTLVDAMFKQSGLFREGQDVDDRIMDSQDLERERGITISAKNCSVNWKGVKINIIDTPGHADFGGEVERSISMADGAILLVDASEGPLPQTRFVLKKALEQGLSLMVVINKVDRQDARPAEVLDEIYDLFIDLEASEEQLDFPLLYAIGRDGIAMETPEERGKNLHILLDMVLDKVPGPSYNEDEPFQMLVSDLSYSDYVGRLAIGKVHHGKAQSNDQLICLADEGKTVPLKVTKLQTYDGLKVVPTDQCDPGDIVVIAGIEDVKIGDTICNKEAPKALPRITVDEPTVSMRFGINTSPLAGKEGKHVQTNKIKERLHKETLLNVAIQVEDTENRDAFLVKGRGEFQMAILVEQMRREGFELSVGRPEVIIKEENGKKLEPIEHLFIDCDEEFMGIVTEKIQTRKGRMSNMINNGTGRVRLEFSVPSRSLIGYRDEFLTDTKGTGLMNSYLEGYDEHRGDFTSRYTGSLVADRAGKGVAYGLFNLEPRGRIFIVPGDPVYEGMIIGEHNRDNDINVNASKEKKLTNMRASGKDEAVILTPVKPMTLEYALNFIKDDEQVEVTPESIRLRKIELSALVRHRTEGKKKKAEMK
- a CDS encoding multidrug resistance efflux transporter family protein yields the protein MLRIIFVGVLASLFFSSTFVLNRVMSLEGGHWVWSASLRYFWMLGFLGVWLVVTGRGKLGIQALGVFRRYFLFWILAGSVGFGVFYALITFSSVYSPGWVVAATWQTTILATPFVLLGFGRKVPLKAVALTLVIFIGVVLVNIEQASTANLTDTLLGALPVLVAAFAYPFGNQLVWEARHTKRRFIPSITHPVMDDAVCRVLLLTLGSLPLWGILILVTTPPPPSGGQILQTAIVAVCSGVIATSLFLYARHSAQSTAELAAADCTQSMEVVFSLAGEAVLLGHVAPGILGWSGIALTMTGLILYMKVQSAK
- a CDS encoding DUF401 family protein, which encodes MESLLFKFIPFFKVLSAFALMLAGIRFRLGIGLSILIGGFAMGLMFGMGPVSFAQTGGMALMQEKFLFLAAIVGLILVLSDAMERSGQSRRLMGALSGYLTSPRLRLVFFPALIGLLPMPGGAIFSAPMVKTVSEDMCVRNSDRAVVNYWFRHVWELFWPLYPGLILIVGLADIPIIDFISKSWPGTLVMLLAGWFFFLRPGVLGAKDLMSQPVTGERNRGAVFKEGLPLLIAIVGAIGLETAISAFAPGMSFEWGVIVALGGGVGCVMAQNSQLGFQFLRTVLVGKSVRSMLFVIVAVFVFKDVMQAAGVVEEMARVAGGDAALFASAMFLPFLVGMVSGISVAFVGATFPLLLGVLNMLGMQDQVVPYLVLALFAGFTGVMISPIHICFILTCQYFECDMARTWRKLVAPCGILLLSGIGLFFFLR
- a CDS encoding aromatic amino acid transport family protein, with the protein product MTRSGPKFFTIFTTAIIITGNMIGAGILALPINLGPAGVLPSVIGALAVWAVMTFCALIIARQPYLAENPHADLPTFFEQVLGKTGKYISVGANLIIFYGLLTAYLAGVMSVVTSWLHPALPEWVLLCIYFAVVTGLASMGEVFLRKGNTYLILTMWTLFLLMLGMVIPHMYKGDVMAADWHFFIGGLPILVVAFNFHNIVPTVCRFLDNDRRAVTKAIWLGSGLGMVMTVVWTVAVMAALPMEGNNGANIISAFKLNEPATIPLGKMITSSFFNEVAFGFAIVAMSTAYIATAIALISFIRDLVSGRKVNKWFVAAVAFMPPLLVSIFYPDVFLEALNIVGGVGVGTLFGILPGLLLVKQGGAGSSTRWIGYGIVVFFLVVLSVEVLQEMGMLHISPDVEYWTAHTIRR
- a CDS encoding 4Fe-4S binding protein encodes the protein MKLPFIKQSTIDYYHACKKQGLSLFDFIHGYVYGRWCYHYIGLAGDKEPWWRWLWAPLILIINHHSPFKPTADSKVGDPNQKKPVWGDTYHGKPMPLDEATKLIKLDRPVNTAVSEQVLPYTRAREIVLRNPEKIVVLDCPCRSGMEDPCLPLDVCLLVGDPFASFMLEHHPDKTRQIDADEAVRILKAENARGHVAHAFFKDIMLGRFYAICNCCSCCCGAMKATKSGTEMLCSSGYLAEVDEEKCVVCGVCAEKCQFKAIGFRKGHAFIREDRCMGCGVCVQACAKDALSLRLAPEKGAPLIVEDL
- the aspA gene encoding aspartate ammonia-lyase produces the protein MNNTCRIEHDSLGEIEVPKDVYYGVQTLRAKDNFHISGITMSHYPRLISALAYVKTAAAEANVSLGLLEEEKCRAISRACEELLEGKLHDHFVVDIVQGGAGTSANMNANEVICNRALELMGHEKGQYEYLHPLNDVNMSQSTNDVFPSALNIALILEIRELMEAMKHLRKNFAAKGEEFADVLKMGRTQLQDAVPMTLGQEFTAWAVTIGEDLQRVDEAENLIYEINMGATAIGTGLNTHPDYTRTVTEKLVEVTTLNLKSSPDLVEATQDTGAYVQLSGVLKRVAVKLSKICNDLRLLSSGPRCGLNEINLPPMQPGSTIMPGKVNPVIPEVVNQVAYAVVGNDVTVSMASEAGQLELNVMEPVIGFSLFQSINMLRRACVTLADKCVCGITANRERCRELVENSIGLVTALNPHIGYEKSAEIAKEAMKTGGSVYDIVLQRGYLSKDELEDILRPENMVKPRYVHHK
- a CDS encoding tetratricopeptide repeat protein; this translates as MAEKKIDKSRRNFLFGAVRRIKNEKADGPAASTAEGIEVIKDANSLYVDGSWDDACLKYKECLETDKNDADVRYRLGVCLYRVGKYRQAKLEFERTLRIQREYKDAFLYLGLTMVRLEKPEKAVALWKQYFNPLAVAVQRELNLQMGMLEEGMADPPNVIAEAVEKAIAEAGDGVG